One Cytophagales bacterium DNA segment encodes these proteins:
- a CDS encoding DUF4258 domain-containing protein, with protein sequence METKNLFEINCKLGKLIKITVEHWNYIRNVKHPEVNGLDNEIKETLIDPIEIKRSNSDKNVFLYYSVHKTNYLCVVARHLNRSGFIITVYITDKIKKGKTIWTP encoded by the coding sequence GTGGAAACAAAGAATTTATTCGAAATCAATTGTAAGCTCGGTAAACTAATAAAAATTACAGTTGAACATTGGAATTATATTAGAAATGTAAAACATCCTGAAGTGAATGGATTAGACAATGAAATTAAAGAAACATTAATAGATCCCATAGAAATCAAAAGAAGTAATTCAGATAAAAATGTGTTTTTGTATTATTCTGTACATAAAACAAATTATCTTTGTGTAGTTGCCAGACACTTAAATAGAAGTGGATTTATCATAACAGTATATATCACAGATAAAATTAAAAAGGGAAAAACAATATGGACACCATAA